The following proteins are encoded in a genomic region of Solea senegalensis isolate Sse05_10M linkage group LG5, IFAPA_SoseM_1, whole genome shotgun sequence:
- the alkbh2 gene encoding DNA oxidative demethylase ALKBH2: MEKFVNQRLSKHCCSSDDAKTTSPRKRVKLLEDERMKWEEEEEEDEALAEFSHPVPWQKIESEGLDCDYALLFSKEEADRLFQQLEEEVVYATGEEAKVHVFGKLHNIPRKQATYGDAGLNYTYSGVTRSAYPWTPTLESIRNAVTKATGQTFNFVLVNRYKDGQDHMGEHRDDEKELDPLCPIASVSLGAARDFIFRHRDARGKQSQPRRQIEPVRLELAHGSLLLMNPPTNTFWYHGLPVRKKVLVPRVNLTFRRIAQDGKK, from the exons ATGGAGAAGTTTGTGAATCAGAGGCTGAGTAAACACTGCTGCAGCAGCGATGATGCCAAAACAACAAGTCCAAGAAAGAGGGTCAAACTGCTGGaagatgagaggatgaagtgggaggaggaggaggaggaggacgaagcTCTGGCAGAGTTCTCACATCCTGTCCCCTGGCAAAAAATAGAGTCAGAGGGACTAGACTGCGATTATGCTTTACTCTTCTCCAAAGAAGAAGCAGATCGACTTTTTCAGCAGCTGGAAGAGGAAGTTGTGTACGCAACAG GGGAAGAAGCAAAGGTTCATGTGTTTGGGAAGCTGCACAACATCCCGAGAAAACAAGCAACATACGGAGACGCAGGTCTAAACTACACTTATTCTGGGGTGACTCGTTCAGCCTATCCCTGGACTCCGACCTTAGAATCCATCCGCAATGCTGTCACCAAAGCTACAGGACAGACATTTAACTTTGTCCTGGTCAACAG GTACAAAGATGGGCAGGACCACATGGGTGAGCATCGCGATGATGAAAAGGAGCTGGACCCTCTTTGTCCCATCGCCTCTGTCTCCCTGGGAGCAGCACGAGACTTTATCTTCAGACACAGAGACGCTCGGGGGAAACAGAGCCAGCCCCGACGACAGATCGAACCAGTCAGGTTGGAGCTCGCTCACGGAAGCCTGCTCCTCATGAACCCGCCGACCAACACGTTTTGGTACCACGGCCTTCCTGTGCGCAAGAAGGTCCTTGTGCCTCGCGTCAACCTCACCTTTAGACGCATCGCACAGGACGGCAAGAAGTGA
- the usp30 gene encoding ubiquitin carboxyl-terminal hydrolase 30 isoform X1, whose protein sequence is MLRYRPETSDKLVGEFLGTGPVIRNKMIKNWGVVGGIAAAIAAGVYVLWGPITDRKKRKRGMVPGLLNLGNTCFLNSLLQGLAACPSFIGWLQKFSGSPMNLSSTDNRLSSTLLQVLKALSSDEPGEEDVLDAGCLLDILRLYRWHISSFEEQDAHELFHVLTSSLEEERDRQPKVTHLFDMHSLESLPDQDEKTMTCRSRAPLHPIPNHWKFQHPFHGRLTSNMSCKRCRLQSPVRYDSFESLSLSIPLPHWGQPLSLDQCLQHFISSETIKEVECENCTKLQQENTVNGQFLKSQRTTFVKHLKLGKLPQCLCIHLQRLTWSNEGTPVKKQEHVQFTEYLSMDRYKHNISSQRNVQLPCAPKPKKAEDTDGVIEKSTANGTDTEHHNNNKPFFNGNCSSFFLHPPGVNPQLNVTYGFSSPEYLFQLTAVLVHHGDMHSGHFVTYRRSPSSPRGSSSLSSQWLWVSDDSVRKATLHEVLSSNAYMLFYERVRRPNLALPSEE, encoded by the exons ATGTTGCGGTACAGACCTGAGACCTCTGATAAGCTTGTCGGGGAGTTTCTTGGAACTGGACCCGTAATCAG AAACAAGATGATTAAAAACTGGGGCGTCGTCGGTGGTATTGCTGCTGCGATTGCAGCTGGAGTTTACGTTTTGTGGGGCCCAATTacagacagaaagaagagaaagagag GTATGGTTCCTGGTCTGTTGAACTTGGGCAACACCTGCTTTCTGAATTCTTTGCTTCAGGGTTTGGCAGCATGTCCGTCTTTTATCGGGTGGCTGCAGAAGTTTTCAGGTTCACCTATGAACCTGTCCTCCACAGACAACCGGCTGTCCAGCACACTGCTTCAGGTGCTCAAAG CTCTGTCCAGTGACGAACCTGGAGAGGAAGATGTTCTTGATGCTGGATGCCTCCTGGACATTCTCAGACTGTACCGGTGGCACATTAGTTCATTTGAAGAGCAG GATGCACATGAACTGTTCCATGTCCTTACATCTTCTCTGGAGGAGGAGCGGGATCGTCAGCCTAAAGTGACTCACTTGTTTGACATGCATTCCCTTGAG AGTCTCCCTGATCAAGATGAGAAAACCATGACCTGCAGAAGTCGAG CGCCTCTCCATCCAATACCAAATCACTGGAAGTTTCAGCATCCTTTTCACGGCCGTTTAACAAGCAACATGTCATGCAAGCGCTGCCGACTACAA AGTCCAGTGCGATATGACTCATTTGagagtctctccctctccatccctTTACCTCATTGG GGTCAACCTCTCTCTCTAGATCAGTGTCTTCAGCATTTCATCTCCTCAGAAACCATCAAAGAAGTGGAGTGTGAGAACTGCACGAAG CTTCAACAAGAGAACACAGTGAATGGCCAGTTTCTGAAAAGTCAGAGGACAACATTTGTGAAACACCTAAAACTTGGGAAG CTCCCCCAGTGCCTCTGCATCCACTTACAAAGACTGACGTGGTCCAACGAAGGAACTCCCGTCAAAAAACAGGAGCATGTGCAGTTCACAGAGTATCTGTCGATGGACcgatacaaacacaacatttcctcGCAGAGAAACGTGCAGCTCCCGTGTGCACCAAAGCCCAAGAAAGCAGAAGATACAGACGGTGTCATTGAAAAGTCCACAGCCAATGGCACTG ACACAGagcatcacaacaacaacaaaccttttTTCAATGGAAACTgttcatctttctttcttcaccCTCCTGGTGTCAACCCACAGCTCAACGTCACATATGGCTTCAG TTCTCCAGAGTACCTTTTCCAGCTCACAGCGGTGCTGGTTCACCACGGCGACATGCACTCGGGACATTTCGTGACATACCGCCGCAGCCCTTCCTCACCACGCGGCTCGTCGTCCCTCAGTTCCCAGTGGCTGTGGGTGTCGGACGACTCGGTGCGAAAGGCCACTCTGCATGAGGTTCTGTCCTCCAACGCCTACATGCTCTTTTACGAGAGAGTCCGGAGACCGAACCTCGCCCTGCCTTCAGAGGAGTGA
- the usp30 gene encoding ubiquitin carboxyl-terminal hydrolase 30 isoform X3 gives MIKNWGVVGGIAAAIAAGVYVLWGPITDRKKRKRGMVPGLLNLGNTCFLNSLLQGLAACPSFIGWLQKFSGSPMNLSSTDNRLSSTLLQVLKALSSDEPGEEDVLDAGCLLDILRLYRWHISSFEEQDAHELFHVLTSSLEEERDRQPKVTHLFDMHSLESLPDQDEKTMTCRSRAPLHPIPNHWKFQHPFHGRLTSNMSCKRCRLQSPVRYDSFESLSLSIPLPHWGQPLSLDQCLQHFISSETIKEVECENCTKLQQENTVNGQFLKSQRTTFVKHLKLGKLPQCLCIHLQRLTWSNEGTPVKKQEHVQFTEYLSMDRYKHNISSQRNVQLPCAPKPKKAEDTDGVIEKSTANGTDTEHHNNNKPFFNGNCSSFFLHPPGVNPQLNVTYGFSSPEYLFQLTAVLVHHGDMHSGHFVTYRRSPSSPRGSSSLSSQWLWVSDDSVRKATLHEVLSSNAYMLFYERVRRPNLALPSEE, from the exons ATGATTAAAAACTGGGGCGTCGTCGGTGGTATTGCTGCTGCGATTGCAGCTGGAGTTTACGTTTTGTGGGGCCCAATTacagacagaaagaagagaaagagag GTATGGTTCCTGGTCTGTTGAACTTGGGCAACACCTGCTTTCTGAATTCTTTGCTTCAGGGTTTGGCAGCATGTCCGTCTTTTATCGGGTGGCTGCAGAAGTTTTCAGGTTCACCTATGAACCTGTCCTCCACAGACAACCGGCTGTCCAGCACACTGCTTCAGGTGCTCAAAG CTCTGTCCAGTGACGAACCTGGAGAGGAAGATGTTCTTGATGCTGGATGCCTCCTGGACATTCTCAGACTGTACCGGTGGCACATTAGTTCATTTGAAGAGCAG GATGCACATGAACTGTTCCATGTCCTTACATCTTCTCTGGAGGAGGAGCGGGATCGTCAGCCTAAAGTGACTCACTTGTTTGACATGCATTCCCTTGAG AGTCTCCCTGATCAAGATGAGAAAACCATGACCTGCAGAAGTCGAG CGCCTCTCCATCCAATACCAAATCACTGGAAGTTTCAGCATCCTTTTCACGGCCGTTTAACAAGCAACATGTCATGCAAGCGCTGCCGACTACAA AGTCCAGTGCGATATGACTCATTTGagagtctctccctctccatccctTTACCTCATTGG GGTCAACCTCTCTCTCTAGATCAGTGTCTTCAGCATTTCATCTCCTCAGAAACCATCAAAGAAGTGGAGTGTGAGAACTGCACGAAG CTTCAACAAGAGAACACAGTGAATGGCCAGTTTCTGAAAAGTCAGAGGACAACATTTGTGAAACACCTAAAACTTGGGAAG CTCCCCCAGTGCCTCTGCATCCACTTACAAAGACTGACGTGGTCCAACGAAGGAACTCCCGTCAAAAAACAGGAGCATGTGCAGTTCACAGAGTATCTGTCGATGGACcgatacaaacacaacatttcctcGCAGAGAAACGTGCAGCTCCCGTGTGCACCAAAGCCCAAGAAAGCAGAAGATACAGACGGTGTCATTGAAAAGTCCACAGCCAATGGCACTG ACACAGagcatcacaacaacaacaaaccttttTTCAATGGAAACTgttcatctttctttcttcaccCTCCTGGTGTCAACCCACAGCTCAACGTCACATATGGCTTCAG TTCTCCAGAGTACCTTTTCCAGCTCACAGCGGTGCTGGTTCACCACGGCGACATGCACTCGGGACATTTCGTGACATACCGCCGCAGCCCTTCCTCACCACGCGGCTCGTCGTCCCTCAGTTCCCAGTGGCTGTGGGTGTCGGACGACTCGGTGCGAAAGGCCACTCTGCATGAGGTTCTGTCCTCCAACGCCTACATGCTCTTTTACGAGAGAGTCCGGAGACCGAACCTCGCCCTGCCTTCAGAGGAGTGA
- the usp30 gene encoding ubiquitin carboxyl-terminal hydrolase 30 isoform X2, with translation MRRQSGNKMIKNWGVVGGIAAAIAAGVYVLWGPITDRKKRKRGMVPGLLNLGNTCFLNSLLQGLAACPSFIGWLQKFSGSPMNLSSTDNRLSSTLLQVLKALSSDEPGEEDVLDAGCLLDILRLYRWHISSFEEQDAHELFHVLTSSLEEERDRQPKVTHLFDMHSLESLPDQDEKTMTCRSRAPLHPIPNHWKFQHPFHGRLTSNMSCKRCRLQSPVRYDSFESLSLSIPLPHWGQPLSLDQCLQHFISSETIKEVECENCTKLQQENTVNGQFLKSQRTTFVKHLKLGKLPQCLCIHLQRLTWSNEGTPVKKQEHVQFTEYLSMDRYKHNISSQRNVQLPCAPKPKKAEDTDGVIEKSTANGTDTEHHNNNKPFFNGNCSSFFLHPPGVNPQLNVTYGFSSPEYLFQLTAVLVHHGDMHSGHFVTYRRSPSSPRGSSSLSSQWLWVSDDSVRKATLHEVLSSNAYMLFYERVRRPNLALPSEE, from the exons ATGCGCAGACAGTCCGG AAACAAGATGATTAAAAACTGGGGCGTCGTCGGTGGTATTGCTGCTGCGATTGCAGCTGGAGTTTACGTTTTGTGGGGCCCAATTacagacagaaagaagagaaagagag GTATGGTTCCTGGTCTGTTGAACTTGGGCAACACCTGCTTTCTGAATTCTTTGCTTCAGGGTTTGGCAGCATGTCCGTCTTTTATCGGGTGGCTGCAGAAGTTTTCAGGTTCACCTATGAACCTGTCCTCCACAGACAACCGGCTGTCCAGCACACTGCTTCAGGTGCTCAAAG CTCTGTCCAGTGACGAACCTGGAGAGGAAGATGTTCTTGATGCTGGATGCCTCCTGGACATTCTCAGACTGTACCGGTGGCACATTAGTTCATTTGAAGAGCAG GATGCACATGAACTGTTCCATGTCCTTACATCTTCTCTGGAGGAGGAGCGGGATCGTCAGCCTAAAGTGACTCACTTGTTTGACATGCATTCCCTTGAG AGTCTCCCTGATCAAGATGAGAAAACCATGACCTGCAGAAGTCGAG CGCCTCTCCATCCAATACCAAATCACTGGAAGTTTCAGCATCCTTTTCACGGCCGTTTAACAAGCAACATGTCATGCAAGCGCTGCCGACTACAA AGTCCAGTGCGATATGACTCATTTGagagtctctccctctccatccctTTACCTCATTGG GGTCAACCTCTCTCTCTAGATCAGTGTCTTCAGCATTTCATCTCCTCAGAAACCATCAAAGAAGTGGAGTGTGAGAACTGCACGAAG CTTCAACAAGAGAACACAGTGAATGGCCAGTTTCTGAAAAGTCAGAGGACAACATTTGTGAAACACCTAAAACTTGGGAAG CTCCCCCAGTGCCTCTGCATCCACTTACAAAGACTGACGTGGTCCAACGAAGGAACTCCCGTCAAAAAACAGGAGCATGTGCAGTTCACAGAGTATCTGTCGATGGACcgatacaaacacaacatttcctcGCAGAGAAACGTGCAGCTCCCGTGTGCACCAAAGCCCAAGAAAGCAGAAGATACAGACGGTGTCATTGAAAAGTCCACAGCCAATGGCACTG ACACAGagcatcacaacaacaacaaaccttttTTCAATGGAAACTgttcatctttctttcttcaccCTCCTGGTGTCAACCCACAGCTCAACGTCACATATGGCTTCAG TTCTCCAGAGTACCTTTTCCAGCTCACAGCGGTGCTGGTTCACCACGGCGACATGCACTCGGGACATTTCGTGACATACCGCCGCAGCCCTTCCTCACCACGCGGCTCGTCGTCCCTCAGTTCCCAGTGGCTGTGGGTGTCGGACGACTCGGTGCGAAAGGCCACTCTGCATGAGGTTCTGTCCTCCAACGCCTACATGCTCTTTTACGAGAGAGTCCGGAGACCGAACCTCGCCCTGCCTTCAGAGGAGTGA